The proteins below are encoded in one region of Cololabis saira isolate AMF1-May2022 chromosome 13, fColSai1.1, whole genome shotgun sequence:
- the mob3c gene encoding MOB kinase activator 3C translates to MALCLGQVFSKDKTFRPRKRFEPGTQRFELYKKAQASLKSGLDLRKVVQLPEGENLNDWLAVHVVDFFNRINLIYGTVSEYCTERTCPIMSGGLRYEYRWQDGEDYKKPTKLPALKYMNLLMDWIESLINNEDIFPTRVGVPFPKNFQPVCKKILSRLFRVFVHVYIHHFDSICSMGAEAHINTCYKHYYYFISEFNLIDNSELEPLREMTEKICI, encoded by the exons ATGGCGCTGTGTCTCGGACAAGTGTTCAGCAAAGACAAAACCTTCAGGCCGAGGAAACGGTTTGAGCCCGGCACGCAGCGCTTCGAACTCTACAAGAAGGCCCAAGCGTCGCTCAAGTCGGGCTTGGACCTGAGAAAAGTAGTTCAGCTACCGGAGGGAGAGAACCTCAACGACTGGCTCGCGGTTCATGTGGTGGATTTCTTTAACAGGATCAACCTGATCTATGGCACAGTGAGTGAATACTGTACGGAGCGAACGTGCCCCATCATGTCTGGGGGACTAAGGTACGAGTACAGATGGCAGGATGGCGAGGACTACAAGAAACCCACCAAGCTGCCGGCTCTGAAGTACATGAACCTGCTCATGGACTGGATAGAGTCACTCATCAATAATGAAGACATCTTCCCCACCAGagtag GTGTACCTTTCCCAAAGAACTTCCAGCCAGTGTGTAAGAAGATTCTGAGTCGTCTCTTCAGGGTGTTTGTGCATGTTTACATCCATCATTTTGACAGCATCTGCAGCATGGGTGCCGAGGCCCACATTAATACCTGTTACaaacactactactacttcatCTCAGAGTTCAACCTCATTGATAATTCTGAACTAGAGCCCCTG AGAGAGATGACAGAGAAGATATGCATTTGA
- the mknk1 gene encoding MAP kinase-interacting serine/threonine-protein kinase 1: protein MVRHSVMTELQTIQQSLQGNSLVVGQAGKNCGAVQENGNQPARQLSHGSGEIEASQPVNIPDAAKRKKKKRTRATDSSTGTFDDLYKLTDEVLGQGAYAKVQGCVSLQNAQEYAVKIIEKSAGHSRSRVFREVETLYQCQGNKNILELIQFFEDNSCFYLVFEKLCGGSILTHIQNRRHFDELEASKVVRDIAQALDFLHTKGIAHRDLKLENILCEYTDRVSPVKICDFDLGSGVKLSSACTPITTPELTTPCGSAEYMAPEVVEVFTDEASFYDKRCDLWSLGVILYILLSGSPPFIGHCGTDCGWDRGETCRACQSHLFESIQQGKYEFPDKDWAHITEGAKDLISKLLVRDATLRLSAAQVLKHCWVQGNAPERGLPTPHVLQRNSSTKDLTQFAAEAIAFNRQLSQHDEQQEDAGAIICSMRLSPPSNSRLARRRAQSNALRSRDFAPASDDPAA from the exons ATGGTGAGGCACAGTGTTATGACGGAGCTGCAAACCATCCAGCAATCTCTACAG GGCAACTCACTGGTTGTGGGCCAAGCAGGGAAAAACTGTGGGGCAGTTCAGGAGAATGGAAACCAGCCAGCCAGACAGCTCTCCCACGGCTCAGGAG AAATCGAGGCAAGCCAGCCAGTGAACATCCCAGATGcagctaaaagaaagaaaaagaaacggaCTCGGGCAACAGACAGCTCCACAGGCACTTTTGATG ATCTTTATAAACTGACTGATGAAGTACTTGGTCAGGGGGCATATGCTAAAGTTCAAGGATGCGTGAGCCTGCAAAATGCGCAGGAATATGCTGTGAAG ATAATTGAAAAGAGTGCTGGGCACAGCCGCAGCAGAGTATTTCGAGAAGTGGAGACTCTCTACCAGTGCCAAGGAAACAA AAACATTCTAGAACTCATACAGTTCTTTGAAGACAACTCCTGCTTTTATTTGGTGTTTGAAAAGCTGTGTGGAG GCTCCATCCTTACACACATCCAAAACCGAAGGCATTTTGATGAACTGGAAGCCAGTAAAGTAGTCAGGGACATTGCCCAAGCTCTTGACTTCTTACATACAAAAG GCATTGCCCATAGAGACCTAAAGCTGGAGAACATACTATGTGAATACACTGATCGG GTATCGCCGGTAAAAATCTGTGACTTTGATCTGGGAAGTGGCGTGAAGCTCAGCAGTGCCTGTACTCCTATAACAACTCCGGAGCTCACCACACCA TGTGGCTCAGCAGAGTATATGGCTCCAGAAGTGGTGGAGGTGTTCACTGATGAGGCCTCCTTCTACGACAAGCGCTGTGACCTGTGGAGCCTCGGTGTGATCCTCTACATCCTGCTGAGTGGAAGCCCCCCCTTCATTGGCCACTGTGGCACAGACTGCGGCTGGGATCGAGGAGAAACTTGTAGAGCATGTCAG AGTCACCTGTTTGAAAGCATCCAGCAAGGCAAGTATGAGTTTCCAGACAAGGACTGGGCTCACATCACAGAGGGTGCCAAGGATCTCATATCAAAGCTGTTGGTTCGAGATGCCACTTTAcgcctcagtgctgctcaggtCCTCAAACACTGCTGGGTGCAGGGG AATGCCCCGGAGAGAGGTCTTCCAACTCCTCATGTTTTGCAGAG GAACAGCAGCACCAAAGACCTGACCCAGTTTGCAGCAGAAGCCATTGCCTTTAACCGGCAGCTATCCCAGCACGATGAGCAGCAGGAGGATGCAGGAGCCATCATCTGCTCCATGAGGCTGTCTCCTCCTTCCAACTCCAGACTGGCCCGCAGACGAGCGCAGTCCAATGCTCTCCGGAGTAGGGACTTTGCTCCTGCTTCTGATGACCCTGCAGCCTGA
- the LOC133457779 gene encoding transmembrane protein 275-like — protein sequence MVLLDKPSKAPAPRKISEQRALQHQSLPSPALCCACGLCVLLAGINITLVGAFAFGTFIPTGNPPIIIGPLLLLIALAFFTACCMVSRRPPAHVAGKAKGGEKWRLMRMGTTAFEMETSEHTLQDTTGVQLSLTNSPSSSHKSGSSHGGPATPPSCHDGVGGLCTSEMSDEARDKASLTSDKGSTSTQLLPDQNTSSS from the coding sequence ATGGTGCTACTTGATAAACCCTCCAAAGCACCCGCTCCCAGGAAAATCTCCGAGCAGCGCGCCCTGCAGCACCAGAGCCTGCCTTCTCCGGCTCTGTGCTGCGCCTGTGGCCTCTGTGTCCTTCTAGCGGGCATAAACATCACCCTTGTTGGAGCTTTTGCCTTTGGCACTTTCATCCCTACAGGTAACCCCCCCATCATCATCGGGCCTCTTCTCTTACTGATAGCCCTGGCTTTCTTCACAGCCTGCTGCATGGTCAGCAGGAGACCCCCAGCCCATGTGGCCGGCAAAGCCAAAGGAGGGGAGAAGTGGCGGCTGATGCGGATGGGGACGACAGCTTTTGAAATGGAGACTAGTGAGCACACCCTTCAGGACACGACGGGTGTCCAGCTCAGCCTCACCAACTCCCCCAGTTCTTCACACAAGTCCGGCTCCAGCCATGGGGGTCCCGCCACTCCACCTTCCTGCCACGATGGCGTCGGTGGGCTGTGCACATCAGAGATGTCTGACGAGGCCAGAGATAAAGCAAGTCTGACCTCTGACAAGGGGAGCACTTCCACGCAGCTGCTGCCTGACCAAAACACTTCCTCTTCGTAG